A genomic window from Gammaproteobacteria bacterium includes:
- the queA gene encoding tRNA preQ1(34) S-adenosylmethionine ribosyltransferase-isomerase QueA, which yields MERADFHYRLPRQLIASRPPEDRDGGRLLHLDPVRGERRDLHFRSFPELLRPGDLLVLNDSRVLQARLYAEKATGGRVELLLERLLDTRTALAQARNGRSLRPGAELGIAAGAAVRLEGRENGFFRIRALGGDSLPELLRRYGRVPLPPYLKREAEAADRERYQTVYARRPGSVAAPTAGLHFTRGLLERIAARGVGIAFLTLHVGAATFLPLRVRRVERHRMHTEWMEVSASLCRQVAAARARGGRVVAVGTTAARALETAARHGAPAPFRGETGLFIYPGFRFRATDALLTNFHLPESSLLLLVSAFAGRETVLAAYRHAVSRRYRFYSYGDAMFIAARAAWRGGASRPAGDGAAAL from the coding sequence GTGGAACGTGCGGATTTTCACTACCGTTTGCCTCGCCAGCTGATTGCGTCCCGGCCGCCCGAAGACCGGGATGGCGGCCGTTTGCTGCACCTGGACCCGGTGCGGGGCGAACGGCGCGATCTCCATTTCCGTTCTTTCCCCGAGCTGCTGCGCCCGGGGGACCTGCTGGTGTTGAACGACAGCCGGGTGCTGCAGGCCCGCCTGTATGCCGAGAAGGCGACCGGCGGGCGCGTGGAACTCCTCCTGGAGCGGCTGCTCGATACCCGCACGGCCCTCGCCCAGGCGCGCAACGGCAGGTCCCTGCGCCCCGGGGCGGAGTTGGGGATTGCCGCCGGCGCCGCCGTGCGGCTGGAGGGGAGGGAGAACGGGTTTTTCCGCATCCGCGCGCTAGGCGGCGACTCCCTGCCGGAATTATTGCGGCGCTACGGGCGCGTCCCCCTGCCTCCCTACCTGAAGCGCGAGGCCGAGGCGGCGGACCGCGAGCGCTACCAGACGGTGTATGCCCGCCGTCCCGGCTCGGTGGCGGCGCCCACCGCCGGTCTGCACTTTACCCGCGGCCTCCTGGAGCGGATCGCGGCGCGCGGCGTGGGCATCGCTTTTCTGACCCTGCACGTGGGCGCGGCCACCTTCCTGCCGCTGCGGGTCCGGCGGGTAGAGCGGCACCGCATGCACACGGAGTGGATGGAAGTGTCGGCGTCGCTGTGCAGGCAGGTGGCCGCCGCCCGGGCGCGCGGCGGCCGGGTCGTTGCGGTGGGCACGACCGCGGCGCGCGCCCTGGAGACGGCGGCGCGGCACGGCGCGCCCGCCCCCTTCCGGGGGGAAACGGGGCTGTTTATCTATCCCGGTTTCCGTTTCCGGGCGACGGACGCGCTGCTTACCAACTTTCACCTGCCGGAATCCTCTTTGCTGCTGTTGGTCAGCGCCTTTGCCGGCCGCGAGACGGTGCTGGCCGCCTACCGGCACGCCGTCTCGCGGCGCTACCGCTTCTACAGTTACGGCGACGCCATGTTCATTGCCGCACGGGCCGCATGGCGGGGAGGCGCCTCGCGCCCTGCCGGTGATGGCGCGGCCGCGCTTTGA